From Skermanella sp. TT6, a single genomic window includes:
- a CDS encoding alpha/beta fold hydrolase: protein MGVTLTGFEAGEGAPLVVLHGLFGSARNWNTVAKRLGAGHRVHALDMRNHGGSPWSDDMGYADMADDVGGYMEDKVVGKGLGPVSLLGHSMGGKAAMVLALTRPDLVDKLVVADIAPVGYSHTLMPYVEAMRAVDLSGVTRRGEVDAQLASSIPEAPIRSFLLQNLVAENGTFSWRINLKALGDRMDEMTAFPTGDLAGRSYDKPTLFLHGERSNYVRPSHHEEIRRLFPNARIEGIADAGHWLHAEQPDRFVDSVLAFLDG from the coding sequence ATGGGAGTGACGCTGACAGGCTTCGAGGCCGGGGAGGGGGCACCGCTGGTGGTTCTTCACGGGCTGTTCGGCTCGGCCCGGAACTGGAACACGGTGGCGAAGCGGCTGGGCGCGGGCCATCGGGTCCATGCGCTCGACATGCGCAACCACGGCGGCTCCCCCTGGTCGGACGACATGGGCTACGCCGACATGGCCGACGACGTGGGCGGCTATATGGAGGACAAGGTCGTCGGCAAGGGGCTCGGGCCGGTCTCGCTGCTCGGCCACAGCATGGGCGGCAAGGCCGCCATGGTGCTGGCGCTGACCCGGCCCGACCTGGTGGACAAGCTGGTCGTCGCCGACATCGCGCCGGTCGGGTACAGCCACACGCTGATGCCCTATGTGGAGGCGATGCGCGCGGTCGACCTGTCCGGCGTGACCCGGCGGGGGGAAGTCGACGCGCAACTGGCGTCGTCCATCCCGGAGGCGCCGATCCGCAGCTTCCTGCTGCAGAACCTGGTGGCGGAGAACGGGACCTTCTCCTGGCGGATCAACCTGAAGGCGCTGGGTGACCGGATGGACGAGATGACAGCCTTCCCGACCGGCGACCTTGCCGGGCGCAGCTACGACAAGCCGACGCTGTTCCTCCATGGGGAACGCTCGAACTATGTCCGGCCGTCCCATCACGAGGAGATCCGGCGGCTGTTCCCGAACGCGCGGATCGAGGGAATCGCCGATGCGGGCCACTGGCTGCATGCCGAGCAGCCGGACCGCTTCGTCGACAGCGTCCTGG